The Lonsdalea populi genome window below encodes:
- the tssA gene encoding type VI secretion system protein TssA yields MAIHSHPSCQRLLTPLPVDRVSGAVPADDPLWEDVETEMVKLGSLAHSQVDLNAVAEQCLTLLETRTKDMRVLVQLLRCLQHPAKATPFATALMLLDDWVNVYWTTAWPQNTLQKTRLMTQVAKRFDSVLPRVAENASVAELGQLLTLSEQFAQRWSAVAPDNTLFDDLTVSLRRTQSRRAEQVKANEPPPRAQATASVASSSSGQAEPKPSVDINHSDDRAWRQTQLKVAELLVEQQADTPVGYRLRRHAIWSGIITPPLAAKGNATQLAPMSADMADDYKAALGQADKALWARVEQSLVLAPYWFEGHMLSAQIAAQLGCKAAAAAIADELHAFLTRLPTLRELTFNDGTPFLTDACREWVDAGQANGASSAGHADDLAGEAAKRRAEKGLNAALALLDEKMAKMKEPRGRFYAQLILADLLAEEGMKTLATQHYHALWQESQRLGLSQWEPGLVSRLERFATSWSK; encoded by the coding sequence ATGGCAATCCACTCTCATCCCTCGTGTCAGCGGCTGCTGACGCCCCTGCCGGTAGATCGGGTCAGCGGCGCGGTTCCGGCGGATGATCCGCTCTGGGAAGACGTCGAAACCGAGATGGTGAAGCTGGGCTCGCTTGCCCACAGTCAGGTGGATCTTAACGCGGTGGCGGAGCAGTGCCTCACGCTGCTGGAGACGCGGACTAAAGACATGCGCGTCCTCGTCCAGCTGCTGCGCTGTTTACAGCATCCGGCGAAAGCGACGCCGTTCGCGACCGCATTGATGCTGCTGGACGACTGGGTGAACGTTTACTGGACCACGGCTTGGCCGCAGAACACGTTGCAGAAAACGCGGTTGATGACGCAGGTCGCCAAGCGTTTCGACAGCGTGCTGCCGCGCGTCGCCGAAAATGCCTCGGTGGCCGAGTTAGGCCAGCTGTTGACGCTGTCGGAACAGTTCGCTCAGCGTTGGTCCGCCGTCGCGCCGGACAACACGCTGTTTGACGATTTGACGGTCAGTCTGCGCCGCACTCAGAGCCGTCGCGCTGAGCAGGTCAAGGCGAATGAGCCGCCGCCGCGCGCGCAGGCGACCGCCAGCGTCGCATCGTCGTCGTCCGGTCAGGCGGAGCCGAAGCCGTCGGTGGACATCAACCACTCGGACGATCGCGCCTGGCGGCAAACGCAGCTCAAGGTGGCGGAACTGCTGGTGGAACAGCAGGCGGATACCCCGGTGGGATACCGTCTGCGCCGGCACGCCATCTGGTCCGGCATCATCACACCGCCGTTGGCCGCCAAGGGCAACGCCACGCAGCTGGCCCCGATGTCGGCGGATATGGCGGACGACTATAAAGCGGCGTTGGGGCAGGCGGATAAAGCGCTGTGGGCGCGCGTCGAGCAAAGTCTGGTGCTGGCGCCCTACTGGTTTGAAGGGCACATGTTATCGGCGCAGATCGCCGCTCAGTTGGGCTGCAAAGCGGCGGCGGCGGCCATCGCCGATGAGCTGCATGCTTTCCTGACGCGTCTGCCGACCCTGCGGGAACTCACGTTCAACGATGGAACGCCGTTCCTGACCGACGCCTGCCGGGAATGGGTGGATGCCGGACAGGCGAACGGCGCATCGTCCGCCGGACACGCCGACGATCTGGCGGGCGAGGCGGCGAAGCGTCGGGCGGAGAAAGGGCTGAACGCCGCCTTGGCGCTGCTGGATGAGAAAATGGCCAAGATGAAAGAGCCGAGAGGACGTTTTTATGCCCAGCTGATCTTAGCGGATCTGCTGGCGGAGGAAGGAATGAAGACGTTAGCAACACAGCATTATCACGCGTTATGGCAGGAATCTCAGCGATTGGGACTGTCGCAGTGGGAGCCGGGACTGGTTAGCCGCCTTGAGCGCTTTGCAACCTCGTGGTCAAAATAA
- the vasI gene encoding type VI secretion system-associated protein VasI: MSFLSLLPLLVSATSAPDPHWERLLQQCSQETVPQVRLACYDAIGRTSAPSSGASAHAANWPDLVATHADLGRNGFVLNRDEASDSQTLTRRAVEGGTLTISCSSAITHLRLQLDNAWPGEQIQARIDGEPTADNWFVRNRGMLLEFGRGLPAIEELKRWIGHRELLLSDDRGRTVQVDLSGLGDALKPLRQQCRW, translated from the coding sequence ATGAGTTTTTTATCCCTGTTGCCGCTGCTGGTGTCGGCGACGAGCGCGCCCGATCCCCACTGGGAGCGACTGTTGCAGCAGTGTAGTCAGGAAACCGTACCGCAGGTGCGGTTGGCCTGCTACGACGCCATCGGCAGAACGTCGGCCCCGTCTTCCGGCGCGTCCGCACACGCGGCGAATTGGCCCGATCTCGTCGCGACTCACGCCGATCTCGGGCGTAACGGGTTTGTTCTGAATCGTGACGAGGCCTCGGACAGTCAGACGCTGACGCGCCGCGCCGTTGAGGGCGGCACGTTGACCATCTCCTGTTCCAGCGCCATTACCCATTTGCGCTTGCAGCTGGATAACGCGTGGCCGGGAGAGCAAATTCAGGCGCGCATCGATGGCGAACCGACGGCGGACAACTGGTTCGTCCGTAATCGCGGGATGCTGCTGGAGTTTGGTCGCGGTCTGCCTGCCATCGAAGAGCTTAAACGCTGGATCGGCCATCGCGAGCTGCTGTTGTCGGACGATCGCGGCAGAACGGTGCAAGTCGATCTCTCCGGTCTGGGCGACGCCCTGAAGCCGCTGCGTCAGCAATGTCGGTGGTAG
- a CDS encoding sigma-54 interaction domain-containing protein yields MQQALEFALSLTRPHDEAELCDWLLDTLRDHWRPSGALLGLVDISGRQFTCEGWIHGKPVSLTLDVDDFSHPLAYVLHKNQVRTWDSLYGGARVEHAAFRGLLAEAGGPCGLHALPINGENGKSVGVLALFDSGVRLREWHEKDELSLLARIFTHQLTLLRDLGRSRREQTVLRDSLRQIKGEGAMQRQQEKLLEAALIGQSASVRRLHEQIAQAARHHLAVLIQGETGAGKDVVARLLHQCSIRANKPFIAINCAAIPENLIESELFGYQKGAFSGAQSNKDGLVAQANGGTLFLDEVGDMPMIMQAKLLRVLETHAFRPLGGDKECHSDFRIIAATHQPLEQYVSEGRFRQDLYHRLCQCAIQVSPLRERPDDIALLCEHFIALFGRQEGKTFGALPRNVLKHLIDYDFPGNVRELKNLLEVACANTPAGKDITLDALPSELKTRLGNASSDLPQDGYNHIRDLRLATQQYEAAVIAERMRNFQGNRLLVAESLNIPKRTLDHKCQKLEVN; encoded by the coding sequence ATGCAGCAAGCCCTCGAATTCGCGCTTTCGCTGACCCGGCCTCATGACGAGGCCGAACTCTGCGACTGGCTGCTGGATACCCTGCGGGACCACTGGCGGCCGAGCGGCGCTCTTCTGGGATTGGTGGATATCAGCGGGCGGCAGTTTACCTGTGAGGGATGGATTCACGGCAAGCCGGTGTCGTTGACGCTGGACGTCGACGACTTCAGCCATCCTCTGGCTTACGTGCTGCACAAAAATCAGGTAAGAACCTGGGACTCTCTGTACGGCGGCGCACGCGTGGAGCACGCTGCGTTTCGCGGACTGCTGGCGGAAGCCGGGGGGCCGTGCGGTCTGCATGCCTTGCCGATCAACGGTGAGAACGGCAAGTCGGTCGGCGTTCTGGCGCTGTTCGACAGCGGCGTCAGGCTGCGGGAGTGGCATGAGAAAGATGAGCTGTCGCTGCTGGCGCGCATTTTCACTCACCAGCTTACTCTGCTGCGGGATTTGGGCCGCAGCCGCCGCGAGCAGACCGTGCTGCGCGACTCGCTGCGCCAGATCAAAGGCGAGGGCGCGATGCAGCGGCAGCAAGAAAAGCTGCTGGAGGCCGCGCTTATCGGTCAGTCGGCGTCGGTTCGCCGGCTGCATGAGCAGATCGCTCAGGCCGCGCGTCACCATCTGGCGGTGCTGATCCAGGGTGAAACGGGCGCGGGCAAAGACGTGGTGGCGCGTCTGCTGCATCAGTGTTCGATCCGCGCCAACAAACCGTTTATCGCCATCAACTGTGCCGCGATCCCCGAAAACCTGATTGAAAGCGAGCTGTTCGGCTATCAAAAGGGGGCGTTTTCCGGCGCGCAGAGCAATAAAGACGGGCTGGTAGCGCAGGCCAACGGCGGCACGCTGTTTTTGGACGAGGTCGGCGATATGCCGATGATCATGCAGGCCAAGCTGCTGCGCGTGCTGGAAACGCATGCCTTCCGTCCGCTGGGCGGCGATAAAGAGTGCCACTCCGACTTTCGCATCATCGCGGCGACGCATCAGCCGCTGGAGCAGTACGTCAGCGAAGGGCGCTTTCGGCAGGATCTGTATCATCGCCTCTGCCAGTGCGCGATCCAGGTTTCTCCGCTGCGGGAACGGCCGGATGACATCGCGCTGCTCTGCGAACACTTCATCGCACTGTTTGGTCGTCAGGAAGGCAAAACGTTCGGCGCGTTGCCGCGCAACGTTCTCAAGCATCTGATCGATTACGACTTCCCCGGCAACGTTCGCGAACTCAAGAACCTGCTGGAGGTCGCCTGCGCCAATACCCCGGCGGGAAAGGACATCACTCTGGACGCGTTGCCGTCGGAGCTGAAAACGCGCCTCGGTAACGCGTCCTCCGACCTGCCGCAAGACGGCTACAACCATATCCGGGATTTGCGTCTGGCGACGCAGCAGTATGAAGCGGCGGTGATCGCCGAGCGTATGCGCAATTTCCAGGGAAATCGCTTACTGGTGGCGGAAAGTCTCAATATTCCCAAGCGAACATTGGACCACAAGTGCCAGAAGCTGGAGGTGAATTGA